Within Desulfolithobacter dissulfuricans, the genomic segment CCGTTCCTCTTCTTTTTTGCGGCCATGGACCACCGGATAAATGGTCTTGAAGTCGCACAGGCCGCATTTCTGGCAGCCGTGGTTACGGCAGTCCGGGGTATATTCCCGGGCCAGGGCCCGGTGCCACTCCTGCTCGAGAAATGATCGCTCGACGCCGGAGTCCAGGTGATCCCAGGGCAGAATTTCGTCCATCTCCCGCCTGAGCAGATACCATTCCAGATCGAGCCCGATCTCGGCCGCAGCGGCCCGCCACTCATCCAGGCTGTAATGCTCGGACCAGCCGTCCAGTCGGGTTCCCCGGCGCCAGGCGGTTTCGATGAGCCTGGAGAGCCGGCGGTCACCACGGGAGAAAACCCCCTCCATCACCGACTGGTGCGGGTCATGCCATTTAAGTTTGAATCCCTTGCGGGGCAGGAGCCGCTTGAGCAGATTGATCTTTTCCCTTGATTCGTCCAGGCTGATCTGGTGGTGCCACTGGAACGGGGTGTGCGGCTTGGGCACAAAGGTGGCCACCGAGACATTGATCTGGACCCGGCGGCTGGCCTTGCCCGCTTCCTGCCGAGCCCGTTTGGCCAGCTCGACAATGGCCTCCACGTCCTCCACGGTCTCTCCGGGCAACCCGATCATGAAGTAGAACTTGATCAGGTTCCAGCCCAGACTGAAGGCGTCGCGGCAGGTGGCCAGGAGATCCTTTTCAGTGATCCCCTTGTTGATTACCTCCCGCAGCCGGTCAGTACCCGCTTCGGGAGCGACGGTGAACCCGGTCTTGCGGACCCGGCGTATCTGGTCCATGATCTCCGGTGTCAGGGTACCCACCCGCATGGAGGGCATGGACACCGAAACATAGCTGTTGGCAAACCGGTCCATGAGCCGCGTCATGAGCTGGGGCAGACAGGAGTAATCGCCGGTGGACAGGGACAAAAGGGCCAGCTCGTCAAAACCCGAGGCCTCGATACCCTGCTCGGCAATGGCCAGGACCTCGTCCATGGTCCGCTCCCGCGCCGGACGGTAGATGATGCCGGCCTGACAGAAACGACAGCCCCGGGTACAGCCGCGGGCGATCTCCACCCCGAGCCGGTCATGGATGGGCTTGACCAGCGGGACCAGCGGTCGGCCCTGCTCCTCGGGCCCGGTCAACCGCGGCAGCACCCGCCGCCGTACCCGCTCATAACCGGAACGCAGCGGCTCGATACCACAAAGCGTTTGGCCCTGGTACCGGGGCTTGAAAAAAGAGGGGACATAGACTCCGGGAATCTCGGCCAGGGCTTCGAGCTGTTCCTGTCGTGGGGCGGAGCGTTCCCGGGCCTGGCGCAGGGCGGTACCGATTTCCAGGATGATCTCTTCGCCATCGCCAAGGACAATGGCATCGAAGAACTCGGCCACCGGTTCGGGATTCATGGAACAGGAGCCGCC encodes:
- a CDS encoding TIGR03960 family B12-binding radical SAM protein; translated protein: MQQLHHILSLVRKPGRYIGGEHNAVRPSWDGADFRFCLVFPDLYEIGMSHQGLQILYHVINHHQGFLADRCYAPDVDMEEQLRTHGVDLFSVECRRPLSEFDVLGITLPYELCYTNILTILDLAGLPLRSADRDERYPLVLGGGSCSMNPEPVAEFFDAIVLGDGEEIILEIGTALRQARERSAPRQEQLEALAEIPGVYVPSFFKPRYQGQTLCGIEPLRSGYERVRRRVLPRLTGPEEQGRPLVPLVKPIHDRLGVEIARGCTRGCRFCQAGIIYRPARERTMDEVLAIAEQGIEASGFDELALLSLSTGDYSCLPQLMTRLMDRFANSYVSVSMPSMRVGTLTPEIMDQIRRVRKTGFTVAPEAGTDRLREVINKGITEKDLLATCRDAFSLGWNLIKFYFMIGLPGETVEDVEAIVELAKRARQEAGKASRRVQINVSVATFVPKPHTPFQWHHQISLDESREKINLLKRLLPRKGFKLKWHDPHQSVMEGVFSRGDRRLSRLIETAWRRGTRLDGWSEHYSLDEWRAAAAEIGLDLEWYLLRREMDEILPWDHLDSGVERSFLEQEWHRALAREYTPDCRNHGCQKCGLCDFKTIYPVVHGRKKEEERSDGPREKEDAARVVGRGSRRKRKSSGDERIFTYRVHYERGGDSRYLGHLEILQLVFRVLKRARLPVLFSQGYNPSPRVSFSPALPVGVESLVEYFDMDLGEPLADLASVREQLNRELPHFIRVHRVEPVAKKKKQTDLRVTYEVRPASPLSPETTKRLEDFLARDTFPVERLRKGRKKTFDLRPLVLGLEVQDDMLMLEMLNPHGRAGAGPREILEKVLGFSAREALLADIRKVGATAMTERT